From a region of the Roseivirga sp. 4D4 genome:
- a CDS encoding RagB/SusD family nutrient uptake outer membrane protein, with the protein MGNKRTIHFSLNPKLLAILMLLGFGVTFQSCNKSSPDDLNPFVDSEKFANPEEYSSFVDSTYVLFWTSLQHNQPNMPISVMGLGFYSAWGNWGMRNIAPYPNGVALNNDANYTYAEMISGPWNGLYEVIGRMNDLLSIIDTNQDAVISVIGSEGSDEIRANAKALQGISLGYLSLLYDQAYIVDENSEAANSTLSSYKDVNDKAIEKLSEAAQLFENSNLTMTGWNGLVYDGDNAADLLRAFIAKFEVLQARNPMEAQNVDWARVLQNTEEEIIDLSPTGDGGDQWWHRMLIQGQDQNWARTPQKIIKMMNPNKADSEVPYPYPEGVYHLPEIVDPEDSRITSDFTYFSVINPGRIVFSSASNYRYGRYEGYKNTLLEPMDFLTSEEIDLLRAEALIRTRGNKAEAADIINNTSVTRGGLQPLTGGESDEEMLKAISYERIVEFTYHGSCNIWFYRRMITPLGNTDRLNVYYLEPNTARHMPVPGFELNFQNLPVYTFGGDQPEQ; encoded by the coding sequence ATGGGAAACAAGCGCACAATACACTTTAGTCTCAACCCTAAGCTATTAGCCATATTGATGCTATTAGGCTTTGGGGTCACTTTTCAATCTTGTAACAAGAGTTCACCGGATGATCTAAATCCTTTTGTGGATTCGGAAAAATTCGCCAACCCTGAAGAGTATTCAAGTTTTGTAGATAGTACCTATGTGCTGTTCTGGACATCCCTCCAGCATAATCAGCCTAATATGCCAATATCAGTCATGGGTCTGGGCTTTTATTCTGCTTGGGGGAACTGGGGTATGCGAAATATTGCGCCTTACCCCAATGGCGTAGCACTTAATAATGATGCGAATTATACCTATGCTGAAATGATTAGTGGACCTTGGAATGGGCTCTATGAGGTTATTGGTAGAATGAATGATTTACTCTCCATAATTGATACTAATCAAGATGCTGTGATTTCTGTTATCGGAAGTGAAGGCTCAGATGAAATAAGGGCAAATGCTAAAGCCTTGCAGGGTATATCACTAGGGTACCTTTCTTTGTTGTATGATCAAGCATACATAGTAGATGAAAATTCTGAAGCGGCTAATTCAACCTTGAGTTCTTATAAGGATGTAAATGATAAAGCGATAGAAAAACTATCTGAAGCCGCTCAATTATTCGAGAATTCCAACCTAACCATGACTGGTTGGAATGGTCTAGTGTATGATGGGGATAATGCAGCAGATTTATTGAGAGCATTTATAGCCAAATTTGAGGTCCTCCAGGCAAGAAATCCAATGGAAGCTCAGAATGTCGATTGGGCTAGAGTACTACAAAATACAGAAGAGGAAATTATCGATTTGTCTCCTACGGGAGACGGTGGCGATCAATGGTGGCATAGGATGCTAATTCAAGGGCAAGATCAGAATTGGGCCAGAACTCCTCAGAAAATTATCAAAATGATGAACCCAAATAAGGCAGATAGTGAAGTTCCGTATCCATATCCTGAAGGGGTCTATCATTTACCAGAAATAGTCGATCCTGAAGATTCAAGAATCACTAGTGACTTTACCTATTTTAGTGTCATTAATCCTGGGCGTATTGTGTTTTCTTCGGCCAGTAACTATCGGTATGGGCGTTACGAAGGTTATAAAAACACTCTCCTTGAGCCAATGGACTTTCTTACCTCTGAAGAAATTGACTTATTGAGAGCCGAGGCATTAATCAGAACACGGGGTAATAAGGCTGAGGCTGCTGATATTATTAACAACACTAGTGTTACGCGAGGAGGATTACAGCCCTTGACAGGTGGAGAGTCTGATGAAGAAATGCTGAAAGCAATTTCCTATGAACGTATTGTCGAGTTCACTTATCATGGTAGTTGTAATATTTGGTTCTACAGGCGAATGATTACCCCTTTGGGTAACACGGATAGGCTGAATGTATATTATTTAGAGCCGAATACGGCTAGACATATGCCTGTCCCAGGTTTTGAACTGAATTTTCAGAATTTACCAGTCTACACTTTCGGAGGAGATCAGCCAGAACAATAG
- a CDS encoding adenylosuccinate synthase: protein MKVDVLLGLQWGDEGKGKVVDYLAPKYNVVARFQGGPNAGHTLEFDGHKHVLHQIPSGIFRENIKNIIGNGVVLDPVVFKKEIEGLAKFEINLKANLFISKKTQLILPTHKLLDAAYEKSKGKDKIGSTLKGIGPSYQDKIARNGLRVGDILAPGFEERYRNLVNKHERTLKHYEFEYDLAEAEAPFFDAIDFVRGFNLVNSEYLINKSINSEDTVLAEGAQGSLLDIDFGSYPYVTSSNTMTAGACTGLGVAPQNIGEVFGIFKAYCTRVGGGPFPTELFDATGEAIQKEGNEFGATTGRARRCGWLDLPALKYAIMINGVTQLFMMKADVLSILDEIKVCTAYKLSDGTITEEMPFQLLDEEVEPIYDTLPGWKDDITGVRSMDDMPVALSSYIKYIEEATGVPIKIVSVGPDRTQTIIN, encoded by the coding sequence ATGAAAGTAGACGTACTCTTAGGTTTACAATGGGGTGATGAGGGCAAAGGAAAAGTTGTCGATTACCTGGCTCCAAAATATAATGTTGTTGCAAGATTTCAGGGAGGACCAAACGCTGGTCATACTTTAGAGTTTGATGGACACAAACACGTGTTACACCAAATACCATCTGGGATTTTTAGAGAGAATATCAAGAATATTATTGGTAATGGCGTTGTGCTTGATCCCGTGGTTTTCAAAAAAGAAATTGAAGGCTTAGCCAAGTTTGAGATTAACCTAAAAGCAAACCTCTTCATCTCTAAGAAGACTCAGCTCATCTTACCAACACACAAGTTGTTAGATGCAGCGTATGAGAAGTCAAAGGGGAAAGATAAAATTGGATCGACTCTCAAAGGAATAGGTCCTTCTTATCAGGATAAGATTGCTAGGAATGGTTTGAGGGTTGGAGATATTCTTGCACCTGGGTTCGAGGAGAGATATCGTAATCTGGTGAACAAGCACGAGCGTACTTTAAAGCATTATGAATTCGAATATGACTTGGCTGAAGCCGAAGCGCCCTTCTTTGATGCCATTGATTTCGTAAGAGGATTCAATCTGGTCAATTCAGAATATTTGATTAACAAGAGTATAAACTCTGAGGACACGGTTTTAGCGGAAGGAGCTCAGGGCTCACTACTGGATATTGATTTTGGCAGTTATCCTTATGTGACAAGTTCAAATACCATGACGGCAGGTGCTTGTACTGGTTTGGGAGTTGCCCCACAAAATATTGGTGAGGTGTTCGGCATCTTCAAGGCCTATTGCACGAGAGTTGGAGGTGGTCCATTCCCAACCGAGCTGTTTGATGCTACTGGTGAAGCCATTCAAAAAGAAGGTAACGAGTTTGGTGCAACAACCGGTAGAGCGAGAAGGTGCGGATGGTTAGATTTACCAGCATTGAAATACGCCATTATGATTAATGGTGTAACCCAGCTATTCATGATGAAGGCTGACGTGCTCTCAATTCTTGATGAGATTAAAGTATGTACTGCATATAAACTCTCCGATGGAACAATTACCGAAGAGATGCCATTCCAATTGTTAGATGAAGAAGTGGAACCTATATATGATACTCTTCCGGGATGGAAGGATGACATCACAGGTGTAAGAAGCATGGATGACATGCCAGTAGCACTTTCTTCATATATCAAGTATATCGAAGAAGCTACAGGTGTACCGATCAAGATCGTTTCTGTTGGCCCTGATAGGACACAAACCATAATCAATTAA